One window of Ziziphus jujuba cultivar Dongzao chromosome 5, ASM3175591v1 genomic DNA carries:
- the LOC107420314 gene encoding CHD3-type chromatin-remodeling factor PICKLE isoform X3: MNMSSLVERLRVRSDRRPIYNLDESDDDADVVPGRHGTAQEKFEKIVRDDAVSPLNDIDKILDCEMRPTVADDSDASKLGTKQIFVKQYLVKWKGLSYLHCTWVPEKEFHKAFKTHPRLKTKVNNFHRQMGSSNNSEDDFVAIRPEWTTVDRIIACRGDDDEKEYLVKWKELPYDDCYWEFESDISAFQPEIDKFNRIQSRSRKLPSNKQKTSIKDAAESKRKQKEFQQYEHSPEFLSGGTLHPYQLEGLNFLRFSWSKQTHVILADEMGLGKTIQSIAFLASLFGENISPHLVVAPLSTLRNWEREFATWAPQMNCVMYVGTSQARAIIREYEFYYPKNHKKIKKKKSGLLVTESKQDRIKFDVLLTSYEMINLDTTSLKPIKWECMIVDEGHRLKNKDSKLFSSLKQYSSRHRVLLTGTPLQNNLDELFMLMHFLDAGKFGSLEEFQEEFKDINQEEQISRLHKMLAPHLLRRVKKDVMKELPPKKELILRVDLSSKQKEYYKAILTRNYQILTRRGGAQISLINVVMELRKLCCHPYMLEGVEPDIEDANESYKQLLETSGKLQLLDKMMVKLKEQGHRVLIYSQFQHMLDLLEDYCTYKKWQYERIDGKVGGAERQIRIDRFNAKNSSRFCFLLSTRAGGLGINLATADTVIIYDSDWNPHADLQAMARAHRLGQTNKVMIYRLVTRGSIEERMMQMTKKKMVLEHLVVGRLKAQNINQEELDDIIRYGSKELFADENDEAGKSRQIHYDDAAIDRLLDRDQAGDEEATLDDEDEDGFLKAFKVANFEYIDEVEAVAEEESQKVSMESNTVNSAERSNYWEELLRDRYEVHKIEEFNALGKGKRSRKQMVSVEEDDLAGLEDVSSEGEDDNYEADMTDGETASSGTASQRKPYRKKARVDSAEPLPLMEGEGRSFRVLGFNQNQRAAFVQILMRFGVGDFDWKEFTSRMKQKTYEEIKDYGTLFLSHIAEDITDSPTFSDGVPKEGLRIQDVLVRIAVLMLIRDKAKNSSENAGAPLFADDILLRYPGLKGGKFWKEEHDLLLLRAVLKHGYGRWQAIVDDKDLRIQEVICQELNLPFISLPVANQTGSQAQNGSNAATTEAPKENGSGNDIATDIPQGTTDAANQSQMYQDSSILYHFRDMQRRQVEFIKKRVLLLEKGLNAEYQKEYFGDMKSNEVTGDEHDNEPKGGNIPNASGSLAAETDVDMVDQLPHLEAFAAEEISSAACDNDPDRLKLPHLYNKMCKIVEETTHETSSANQPASQNLKKNLLPIETICEDINRILSPVLENPSTSARPAVTTEQSRVEPKGNAAAPESLQDDSRPAAAVEEVGELKDLATESKHNKETSKSLELGTDQVKEKSDGSSSKVPTPAEPCPPLAGPSSSPKRTENAVEIEERKSEPVGNGSTEKTKEGVIVLDD, encoded by the exons ATG AATATGAGTAGCTTGGTCGAGAGGCTACGAGTTAGATCAGATCGAAGGCCAATTTATAACCTCGATGAATCTGATGATGATGCTGATGTTGTACCTGGGAGACATGGGACAGCTCAGGAGAAGTTTGAGAAGATAGTTAGGGATGATGCG GTTAGCCCTCTTAATGATATCGATAAGATATTGGACTGTGAAATGCGCCCTACTGTAGCTGATGATAGTGATGCCTCAAAGCTTGGAACGAAGCAAATATTTGTAAAACAATATCTTGTTAAATGGAAGGGATTATCTTATCTGCATTGTACATG GGTGCCGGAGAAAGAGTTCCACAAAGCTTTCAAGACCCATCCACGTCTAAAGACAAAAGTGAACAATTTCCACCGTCAAATGGGATCAAGTAATAATTCCGAGGATGACTTTGTTGCCATTCGACCAGAATGGACTACTGTTGATCGGATTATTGCTTGCAG GGGAGATGATGATGAGAAGGAATATCTTGTAAAGTGGAAAGAACTTCCTTATGATGATTGCTATTGGGAATTTGAATCAGACATATCTGCATTTCAGCCAGAAATTGATAAATTCAATAGAATACAATCTAGGTCTCGCAAACTACCTTCGAATAAGCAGAAAACTAGTATTAAAGATGCTGCTGAATCAAAAAGGAAGCAAAAAGAGTTTCAACAGTATGAACACAGTCCTGAATTTCTTTCTGGAG GTACACTACATCCTTATCAGCTTGAGGGGTTGAATTTCTTGCGTTTCTCTTGGTCCAAACAAACTCATGTTATACTTGCTGATGAAATGGGACTTG GAAAGACAATACAGAGTATTGCATTTTTAGCCTCACTTTTTGGGGAGAACATCTCTCCACATTTGGTAGTTGCACCACTATCAACATTGCGAAACTGGGAACGTGAATTTGCAACATGGGCACCTCAAATGAATTGT GTTATGTACGTTGGTACTTCCCAAGCTCGTGCAATAATAAGGGAGTATGAATTTTACTATCCTAAAAATCAtaagaaaatcaagaaaaagaaGTCTGGTCTACTAGTTACTGAAAGCAAGCAAGATAGGATCAAATTTGATGTCCTCCTTACATCATATGAGATGATTAACTTAGACACAACATCACTGAAACCAATAAAGTGGGAGTGTATG ATTGTCGATGAAGGCCATCGTCTCAAAAATAAGGATTCAAAGTTGTTTTCATCATTGAAGCAGTATTCAAGTAGACACCGTGTGCTTTTGACTGGAACTCCTCTTCAG AACAATCTTGATGAACTTTTCATGCTTATGCACTTCCTTGATGCTGGGAAG TTTGGAAGTCTGGAGGAGTTTCAGGAAGAATTTAAGGATATCAATCAAGAGGAGCAGATATCTAGACTTCATAAAATGTTGGCGCCCCATCTTCTCAGAA GAGTGAAAAAGGATGTCATGAAGGAACTACCACCCAAAAAGGAACTTATTTTGCGTGTTGACTTAAGTAGCAAGCAGAAAGAGTATTACAAAGCAATTCTTACTCGCAATTATCAGATATTAACTCGCCGTGGTGGTGCACAG ATATCGCTTATCAATGTGGTAATGGAATTACGCAAGCTCTGTTGTCATCCTTACATGTTAGAGGGAGTTGAACCAGATATAGAAGATGCAAATGAATCTTACAA ACAATTGTTAGAGACTTCTGGGAAATTGCAGTTGTTGGACAAAATGATGGTAAAGCTTAAAGAGCAAGGTCATAGAGTTCTCATATATTCACAATTTCAGCACATGTTAGACTTGTTAGAAGATTACTGTACTTACAAG AAATGGCAGTATGAACGTATAGATGGTAAGGTTGGTGGAGCTGAAAGACAAATACGAATTGATCGGTTCAATGCCAAAAATTCGTCCaggttttgttttttgctttctACAAGAGCAGGAGGCCTAGGAATAAACCTTGCGACTGCTGATACAGTCATTATATATGACAG TGATTGGAATCCTCATGCCGATCTACAAGCTATGGCTAGAGCTCATCGTCTTGGGCAGACTAACAAG GTAATGATTTATAGGCTTGTAACACGAGGATCCATTGAAGAAAGGATGATGCAGATGACAAAGAAGAAAATGGTTTTAGAACATTTAGTTGTTGGAAGGTTGAAGGCTCAAAATATCAACCAG GAAGAGTTAGATGACATCATAAGGTATGGATCAAAGGAGTTATTTGCTGATGAAAATGATGAAGCTGGAAAATCTCGACAAATACATTATGATGATGCTGCTATTGATAG ATTACTTGACCGTGATCAAGCTGGAGATGAAGAGGCTACattggatgatgaagatgaagatggatttttGAAGGCTTTTAAG GTAGCAAATTTTGAGTATATTGATGAAGTGGAGGCTGTAGCTGAGGAAGAATCACAAAAGGTTTCCATGGAAAGTAACACTGTGAACAGTGCTGAAAGATCAAATTACTGGGAAGAGTTGTTAAGAGATAGATATGAAGTGCATAAAATTGAAGAATTTAATGCTTTggggaaaggaaagagaagtcGTAAGCAG ATGGTATCCGTTGAAGAGGATGATCTTGCTGGTTTAGAAGATGTAAGTTCTGAGGGTGAGGATGACAACTATGAAGCTGATATGACTGATGGTGAAACAGCATCATCTGGAACTGCTTCTCAGAGGAAGCCTTACAGAAAGAAAGCCCGTG TTGATAGCGCAGAGCCTCTTCCTTTGATGGAAGGTGAAGGAAGGTCATTTAGAGTACTGGGTTTCAATCAAAATCAGAGGGCTGCATTTGTACAAATCTTGATGAG GTTTGGTGTTGGAGATTTTGATTGGAAAGAGTTTACATCTCGTATGAAGCAGAAGACTTATGAAGAAATAAAAGA TTATGGAACTCTTTTCTTGTCTCACATTGCTGAAGATATTACTGACTCCCCAACGTTTTCAG ATGGTGTTCCAAAAGAAGGACTCAGAATCCAAGATGTACTTGTTCGGATTGCAGTTCTGATGTTAATAAGGGATAAA GCAAAGAATTCGTCAGAAAATGCAGGTGCTCCACTTTTTGCAGATGACATCTTGTTGCGCTATCCAGGATTGAAGGGTGGGAAATTTTGGAAGGAGGAGCATGATTTATTGTTATTGCGTGCCGTATTAAA GCATGGATATGGGAGATGGCAAGCTATTGTTGATGACAAGGACCTGAGGATTCAAGAAGTTATATGTCAAGAATTGAATCTTCCCTTCATAAGTCTACCTGTTGCCAACCAAACTGGTTCTCAAGCGCAGAATGGTTCTAATGCTGCTACTACAGAAGCACCTAAGGAAAATGGTAGTGGGAATGATATAGCCACTGACATTCCACAGGGAACTACTGATGCTGCAAATCAATCTCAAATGTATCAAGACTCTTCTATCTTGTATCATTTTAGAGATATGCAAAGAAGACAGGTTGAGTTTATTAAGAAAAGAGTGCTGCTTTTGGAAAAAGGGCTCAATGCAGAGTACCAGAAGGAATACTTT GGTGACATGAAGTCAAATGAGGTTACAGGTGATGAACATGACAATGAACCTAAGGGTGGAAATATCCCAAATGCCTCTGGCTCTCTTGCTGCAGAGACTGATGTGGACATGGTTGATCAATTGCCTCATTTAGAAGCTTTTG CTGCTGAAGAAATATCTTCTGCCGCATGCGATAACGATCCAGACCGATTGAAACTGCCTCATCTTTATAACAAG ATGTGTAAGATTGTGGAGGAAACCACCCATGAGACATCATCGGCCAACCAACCAGCTAGTcagaatttaaagaaaaatcttcTTCCAATTGAAACCATTTGTGAGGACATAAATCGAATTCTTTCTCCTGTTCTGGAAAATCCTTCAACTTCAGCACGGCCAGCAGTAACTACAGAACAATCACGTGTTGAACCAAAGGGCAATGCTGCCGCACCTGAATCTCTTCAAGATGACAGCAGGCCTGCTGCTGCAGTAGAAGAGGTTGGTGAGTTGAAAGACTTGGCAACAGAATCGAAACATAATAAAGAAACTAGCAAGTCGTTGGAGTTGGGCACAGACCAAGTCAAAGAAAAGAGTGATGGATCATCTTCTAAGGTTCCAACTCCTGCTGAACCATGTCCACCTTTGGCAGGACCCTCAAGTTCACCAAAAAGAACTGAAAATGCTGTTGAAATAGAAGAAAGGAAGAGCGAACCTGTTGGTAATGGAAGCACAGAGAAAACCAAGGAGGGTGTCATAGTACTGGATGATTAA
- the LOC107420314 gene encoding CHD3-type chromatin-remodeling factor PICKLE isoform X1 yields the protein MNMSSLVERLRVRSDRRPIYNLDESDDDADVVPGRHGTAQEKFEKIVRDDAKESSCQACGESGNLLCCETCTYAYHPKCLLPPLKAPLPSNWRCPECVSPLNDIDKILDCEMRPTVADDSDASKLGTKQIFVKQYLVKWKGLSYLHCTWVPEKEFHKAFKTHPRLKTKVNNFHRQMGSSNNSEDDFVAIRPEWTTVDRIIACRGDDDEKEYLVKWKELPYDDCYWEFESDISAFQPEIDKFNRIQSRSRKLPSNKQKTSIKDAAESKRKQKEFQQYEHSPEFLSGGTLHPYQLEGLNFLRFSWSKQTHVILADEMGLGKTIQSIAFLASLFGENISPHLVVAPLSTLRNWEREFATWAPQMNCVMYVGTSQARAIIREYEFYYPKNHKKIKKKKSGLLVTESKQDRIKFDVLLTSYEMINLDTTSLKPIKWECMIVDEGHRLKNKDSKLFSSLKQYSSRHRVLLTGTPLQNNLDELFMLMHFLDAGKFGSLEEFQEEFKDINQEEQISRLHKMLAPHLLRRVKKDVMKELPPKKELILRVDLSSKQKEYYKAILTRNYQILTRRGGAQISLINVVMELRKLCCHPYMLEGVEPDIEDANESYKQLLETSGKLQLLDKMMVKLKEQGHRVLIYSQFQHMLDLLEDYCTYKKWQYERIDGKVGGAERQIRIDRFNAKNSSRFCFLLSTRAGGLGINLATADTVIIYDSDWNPHADLQAMARAHRLGQTNKVMIYRLVTRGSIEERMMQMTKKKMVLEHLVVGRLKAQNINQEELDDIIRYGSKELFADENDEAGKSRQIHYDDAAIDRLLDRDQAGDEEATLDDEDEDGFLKAFKVANFEYIDEVEAVAEEESQKVSMESNTVNSAERSNYWEELLRDRYEVHKIEEFNALGKGKRSRKQMVSVEEDDLAGLEDVSSEGEDDNYEADMTDGETASSGTASQRKPYRKKARVDSAEPLPLMEGEGRSFRVLGFNQNQRAAFVQILMRFGVGDFDWKEFTSRMKQKTYEEIKDYGTLFLSHIAEDITDSPTFSDGVPKEGLRIQDVLVRIAVLMLIRDKAKNSSENAGAPLFADDILLRYPGLKGGKFWKEEHDLLLLRAVLKHGYGRWQAIVDDKDLRIQEVICQELNLPFISLPVANQTGSQAQNGSNAATTEAPKENGSGNDIATDIPQGTTDAANQSQMYQDSSILYHFRDMQRRQVEFIKKRVLLLEKGLNAEYQKEYFGDMKSNEVTGDEHDNEPKGGNIPNASGSLAAETDVDMVDQLPHLEAFAAEEISSAACDNDPDRLKLPHLYNKMCKIVEETTHETSSANQPASQNLKKNLLPIETICEDINRILSPVLENPSTSARPAVTTEQSRVEPKGNAAAPESLQDDSRPAAAVEEVGELKDLATESKHNKETSKSLELGTDQVKEKSDGSSSKVPTPAEPCPPLAGPSSSPKRTENAVEIEERKSEPVGNGSTEKTKEGVIVLDD from the exons ATG AATATGAGTAGCTTGGTCGAGAGGCTACGAGTTAGATCAGATCGAAGGCCAATTTATAACCTCGATGAATCTGATGATGATGCTGATGTTGTACCTGGGAGACATGGGACAGCTCAGGAGAAGTTTGAGAAGATAGTTAGGGATGATGCG AAAGAGAGTTCATGTCAAGCCTGTGGAGAAAGTGGGAATCTTCTGTGCTGTGAAACATGTACTTATGCTTACCATCCTAAGTGTCTGCTTCCACCATTGAAAGCTCCTCTTCCTTCTAACTGGAGATGTCCTGAATGT GTTAGCCCTCTTAATGATATCGATAAGATATTGGACTGTGAAATGCGCCCTACTGTAGCTGATGATAGTGATGCCTCAAAGCTTGGAACGAAGCAAATATTTGTAAAACAATATCTTGTTAAATGGAAGGGATTATCTTATCTGCATTGTACATG GGTGCCGGAGAAAGAGTTCCACAAAGCTTTCAAGACCCATCCACGTCTAAAGACAAAAGTGAACAATTTCCACCGTCAAATGGGATCAAGTAATAATTCCGAGGATGACTTTGTTGCCATTCGACCAGAATGGACTACTGTTGATCGGATTATTGCTTGCAG GGGAGATGATGATGAGAAGGAATATCTTGTAAAGTGGAAAGAACTTCCTTATGATGATTGCTATTGGGAATTTGAATCAGACATATCTGCATTTCAGCCAGAAATTGATAAATTCAATAGAATACAATCTAGGTCTCGCAAACTACCTTCGAATAAGCAGAAAACTAGTATTAAAGATGCTGCTGAATCAAAAAGGAAGCAAAAAGAGTTTCAACAGTATGAACACAGTCCTGAATTTCTTTCTGGAG GTACACTACATCCTTATCAGCTTGAGGGGTTGAATTTCTTGCGTTTCTCTTGGTCCAAACAAACTCATGTTATACTTGCTGATGAAATGGGACTTG GAAAGACAATACAGAGTATTGCATTTTTAGCCTCACTTTTTGGGGAGAACATCTCTCCACATTTGGTAGTTGCACCACTATCAACATTGCGAAACTGGGAACGTGAATTTGCAACATGGGCACCTCAAATGAATTGT GTTATGTACGTTGGTACTTCCCAAGCTCGTGCAATAATAAGGGAGTATGAATTTTACTATCCTAAAAATCAtaagaaaatcaagaaaaagaaGTCTGGTCTACTAGTTACTGAAAGCAAGCAAGATAGGATCAAATTTGATGTCCTCCTTACATCATATGAGATGATTAACTTAGACACAACATCACTGAAACCAATAAAGTGGGAGTGTATG ATTGTCGATGAAGGCCATCGTCTCAAAAATAAGGATTCAAAGTTGTTTTCATCATTGAAGCAGTATTCAAGTAGACACCGTGTGCTTTTGACTGGAACTCCTCTTCAG AACAATCTTGATGAACTTTTCATGCTTATGCACTTCCTTGATGCTGGGAAG TTTGGAAGTCTGGAGGAGTTTCAGGAAGAATTTAAGGATATCAATCAAGAGGAGCAGATATCTAGACTTCATAAAATGTTGGCGCCCCATCTTCTCAGAA GAGTGAAAAAGGATGTCATGAAGGAACTACCACCCAAAAAGGAACTTATTTTGCGTGTTGACTTAAGTAGCAAGCAGAAAGAGTATTACAAAGCAATTCTTACTCGCAATTATCAGATATTAACTCGCCGTGGTGGTGCACAG ATATCGCTTATCAATGTGGTAATGGAATTACGCAAGCTCTGTTGTCATCCTTACATGTTAGAGGGAGTTGAACCAGATATAGAAGATGCAAATGAATCTTACAA ACAATTGTTAGAGACTTCTGGGAAATTGCAGTTGTTGGACAAAATGATGGTAAAGCTTAAAGAGCAAGGTCATAGAGTTCTCATATATTCACAATTTCAGCACATGTTAGACTTGTTAGAAGATTACTGTACTTACAAG AAATGGCAGTATGAACGTATAGATGGTAAGGTTGGTGGAGCTGAAAGACAAATACGAATTGATCGGTTCAATGCCAAAAATTCGTCCaggttttgttttttgctttctACAAGAGCAGGAGGCCTAGGAATAAACCTTGCGACTGCTGATACAGTCATTATATATGACAG TGATTGGAATCCTCATGCCGATCTACAAGCTATGGCTAGAGCTCATCGTCTTGGGCAGACTAACAAG GTAATGATTTATAGGCTTGTAACACGAGGATCCATTGAAGAAAGGATGATGCAGATGACAAAGAAGAAAATGGTTTTAGAACATTTAGTTGTTGGAAGGTTGAAGGCTCAAAATATCAACCAG GAAGAGTTAGATGACATCATAAGGTATGGATCAAAGGAGTTATTTGCTGATGAAAATGATGAAGCTGGAAAATCTCGACAAATACATTATGATGATGCTGCTATTGATAG ATTACTTGACCGTGATCAAGCTGGAGATGAAGAGGCTACattggatgatgaagatgaagatggatttttGAAGGCTTTTAAG GTAGCAAATTTTGAGTATATTGATGAAGTGGAGGCTGTAGCTGAGGAAGAATCACAAAAGGTTTCCATGGAAAGTAACACTGTGAACAGTGCTGAAAGATCAAATTACTGGGAAGAGTTGTTAAGAGATAGATATGAAGTGCATAAAATTGAAGAATTTAATGCTTTggggaaaggaaagagaagtcGTAAGCAG ATGGTATCCGTTGAAGAGGATGATCTTGCTGGTTTAGAAGATGTAAGTTCTGAGGGTGAGGATGACAACTATGAAGCTGATATGACTGATGGTGAAACAGCATCATCTGGAACTGCTTCTCAGAGGAAGCCTTACAGAAAGAAAGCCCGTG TTGATAGCGCAGAGCCTCTTCCTTTGATGGAAGGTGAAGGAAGGTCATTTAGAGTACTGGGTTTCAATCAAAATCAGAGGGCTGCATTTGTACAAATCTTGATGAG GTTTGGTGTTGGAGATTTTGATTGGAAAGAGTTTACATCTCGTATGAAGCAGAAGACTTATGAAGAAATAAAAGA TTATGGAACTCTTTTCTTGTCTCACATTGCTGAAGATATTACTGACTCCCCAACGTTTTCAG ATGGTGTTCCAAAAGAAGGACTCAGAATCCAAGATGTACTTGTTCGGATTGCAGTTCTGATGTTAATAAGGGATAAA GCAAAGAATTCGTCAGAAAATGCAGGTGCTCCACTTTTTGCAGATGACATCTTGTTGCGCTATCCAGGATTGAAGGGTGGGAAATTTTGGAAGGAGGAGCATGATTTATTGTTATTGCGTGCCGTATTAAA GCATGGATATGGGAGATGGCAAGCTATTGTTGATGACAAGGACCTGAGGATTCAAGAAGTTATATGTCAAGAATTGAATCTTCCCTTCATAAGTCTACCTGTTGCCAACCAAACTGGTTCTCAAGCGCAGAATGGTTCTAATGCTGCTACTACAGAAGCACCTAAGGAAAATGGTAGTGGGAATGATATAGCCACTGACATTCCACAGGGAACTACTGATGCTGCAAATCAATCTCAAATGTATCAAGACTCTTCTATCTTGTATCATTTTAGAGATATGCAAAGAAGACAGGTTGAGTTTATTAAGAAAAGAGTGCTGCTTTTGGAAAAAGGGCTCAATGCAGAGTACCAGAAGGAATACTTT GGTGACATGAAGTCAAATGAGGTTACAGGTGATGAACATGACAATGAACCTAAGGGTGGAAATATCCCAAATGCCTCTGGCTCTCTTGCTGCAGAGACTGATGTGGACATGGTTGATCAATTGCCTCATTTAGAAGCTTTTG CTGCTGAAGAAATATCTTCTGCCGCATGCGATAACGATCCAGACCGATTGAAACTGCCTCATCTTTATAACAAG ATGTGTAAGATTGTGGAGGAAACCACCCATGAGACATCATCGGCCAACCAACCAGCTAGTcagaatttaaagaaaaatcttcTTCCAATTGAAACCATTTGTGAGGACATAAATCGAATTCTTTCTCCTGTTCTGGAAAATCCTTCAACTTCAGCACGGCCAGCAGTAACTACAGAACAATCACGTGTTGAACCAAAGGGCAATGCTGCCGCACCTGAATCTCTTCAAGATGACAGCAGGCCTGCTGCTGCAGTAGAAGAGGTTGGTGAGTTGAAAGACTTGGCAACAGAATCGAAACATAATAAAGAAACTAGCAAGTCGTTGGAGTTGGGCACAGACCAAGTCAAAGAAAAGAGTGATGGATCATCTTCTAAGGTTCCAACTCCTGCTGAACCATGTCCACCTTTGGCAGGACCCTCAAGTTCACCAAAAAGAACTGAAAATGCTGTTGAAATAGAAGAAAGGAAGAGCGAACCTGTTGGTAATGGAAGCACAGAGAAAACCAAGGAGGGTGTCATAGTACTGGATGATTAA